The Nycticebus coucang isolate mNycCou1 chromosome 5, mNycCou1.pri, whole genome shotgun sequence genome window below encodes:
- the ATXN7L2 gene encoding ataxin-7-like protein 2 encodes MAVRERAAAAMAALERRVPSLDDFAGQSWSSWVERADLPAADGAELEESSKNTKKLDAMTLIKEDMSIFGHCPAHDDFYLVVCNHCSQVVKPQAFQKHCERRHGPLSKLYARAPPPPPAPASSQKCHVVNGQGPACRAQGSTKTSSREKGQGSRNRGHQPEKTQKDNLCLFVPVVNLEKMSSLPKPDGHGIRVAPPSAFLSQPGSLTKDSLGKTPMAPPSKEPPGRDSIEIIPNEVSSHRVEGSPPEKEPGARLPPKTHRKMARKECDLNRQCGVINPETKKICTRLLTCKIHSVHQRREVQGRAKDFDVLVAELKANSRKGESPKEKSPGRKEQALERPSQELPSSVQVVAAVAAPSSTFSARAKQIYPYCTLPRFQASSESELEDEGPCVGDGDPGLFPFPLPRGGAQASSEESEEEGTSDDLHLPADCHYATRPPRPQAFCTFGSRLVSPGCYVFSRRLDRFCSALSSMLERHLSSHMWKKIPPAAEPPSHHVSSSLSAPLSPSSMGSCPRLPGLPPRPACPASTPPTKDCFVPSYPAGSPSVAAACSQAECMGGSQAITSPLPANTPSPSFSKLPPSKASKSSKAKDGAEMEAPSRKRKLSPGPTTFKRTCILEPTGKGKSSGCRGLSAKTKTALSMGLNGTVGPRVKRAGPLDCRGSPHQPSTPVKASQMENRGVAGHPAKALPTNCLSEEEVAKKRKNLATYCRPVKAKHCQAGAPADVACSVRRKKPGSALAFEEKCSTLKSKAH; translated from the exons ATGGCGGTGCGTGAACGCGCGGCGGCAGCAATGGCCGCTCTGGAGCGGCGGGTGCCGAGTCTCGATGACTTCGCGGGACAGAGCTGGAGCTCGTGGGTGGAGCGGGCCGACTTGCCCGCGGCCGACG GGGCTGAGCTGGAGGAAAGtagcaaaaatacaaagaagctGGATGCCATGACCCTCATCAAAGAAG ACATGTCCATCTTTGGGCACTGCCCTGCCCATGACGACTTCTATTTGGTTGTGTGTAACCACTGCAGCCAAGTGGTGAAGCCTCAAGCTTTCCAGAAGCACTGCG AAAGAAGACATGGGCCCCTCAGCAAGCTTTATGCCcgggccccacccccacctccagcccctgCCAGCTCTCAGAAATGCCATGTAGTAAATGGGCAGGGCCCAGCTTGTAGGGCCCAAGGTTCCACCAAAACTTCCTCCAGGGAGAAGGGCCAGGGGTCCCGGAACCGTGGCCACCAGCCTGAGAAGACGCAGAAGGATAACCTCTG CCTTTTCGTGCCTGTGGTGAATCTGGAGAAGATGTCCAGTCTCCCGAAGCCTGATGGACATGGAATCAGGGTGGCTCCACCCTCTGCTTTTCTCAGCCAGCCAGGCAGCCTCACCAAGGACTCCCTTGGAAAAACCCCCATGGCTCCCCCTTCTAAAGAACCTCCTGGCAGAGACAGTATCGAGATAATCCCCAATGAGGTGTCCAGTCACCGGGTTGAAGGCAGTCCTCCTGAAAAGGAGCCTGGGGCCAGGCTACCCCCCAAAACCCACCGGAAGATGGCTC GAAAGGAGTGTGACCTCAACAGGCAGTGTGGGGTAATAAATCCAGAGACCAAAAAGATCTGTACCCGTCTGCTGACCTGCAAG ATCCACTCTGTACATCAGCGCCGGGAGGTCCAGGGCCGGGCCAAGGACTTTGATGTGTTAGTGGCAGAGCTGAAGGCCAACTCTCGAAAGGGGGAGTCTCCCAAGGAGAAGAGCCCAGGGCGCAAGGAGCAAGCTCTGGAGCGCCCCTCCCAGGAGCTCCCTTCCTCAGTCCAGGTCGTGGCAGCAGTGGCCGCTCCCAGCAGCACCTTCTCTGCTCGTGCCAAGCAGATCTACCCATACTGTACACTACCCAG GTTCCAGGCTTCTTCTGAGAGTGAGTTGGAAGATGAAGGGCCCTGTGTTGGTGATGGGGACCCAGgccttttcccttttcccctgCCCCGGGGTGGGGCCCAGGCCTCCAgcgaggagagtgaggaggagggaaCATCTGATGACCTCCACCTCCCCGCTGACTGCCATTATGCAACCCGGCCCCCGCGGCCACAGGCG TTCTGTACCTTTGGGAGCCGGCTGGTGAGCCCAGGATGTTATGTGTTTAGCCGCAGGCTGGACCGGTTCTGTTCGGCACTCAGCTCCATGCTGGAACGGCATCTCAGCTCACACATGTGGAA GAAGATCCCACCAGCGGCTGAACCTCCATCCCATCATGTCAGTTCCTCCTTATCTGCTCCCCTGAGCCCATCTTCTATGGGCAGCTGCCCCCGCCTTCCGGGCCTACCCCCCAGACCTGCCTGCCCAGCCTCCACACCCCCCACCAAGGACTGCTTTGTCCCCAGCTACCCTGCAGGCTCCCCAAGTGTGGCAGCTGCCTGCAGCCAGGCAGAGTGCATGGGCGGGAGCCAGGCTATCACCTCACCACTGCCTGCCAATACTCCATCTCCATCCTTCAGCAAGCTGCCACCTTCCAAGGCCAGCAAGTCATCCAAAGCCAAGGATGGGGCAGAGATGGAAGCCCCTTCTCGAAAACGGAAGTTATCCCCTGGCCCCACCACTTTCAAACGGACCTGCATCCTGGAGcccactggaaaaggaaaatcctcTGGCTGCCGGGGTCTCTCCGCCAAGACTAAAACAGCCCTGAGCATGGGGCTTAATGGGACAGTGGGGCCAAGAGTGAAGCGGGCAGGGCCCTTGGACTGTCGGGGTTCCCCTCATCAACCCTCCACACCAGTCAAGGCTTCTCAGATGGAGAACCGGGGAGTAGCTGGACACCCAGCCAAGGCTCTGCCAACCAACTGCCTCTCTGAGGAGGAGGTGGCCAAGAAGCGTAAAAACCTGGCCACTTACTGCCGGCCAGTGAAGGCCAAGCACTGTCAGGCTGGTGCCCCTGCCGATGTGGCCTGCTCTGTGCGTCGCAAGAAGCCGGGCTCGGCCCTGGCCTTTGAGGAGAAGTGCTCTACACTGAAG TCAAAAGCCCATTAA
- the SYPL2 gene encoding synaptophysin-like protein 2 — MSSTESSSRTADKPPRQQVDRLLVGLRWRRLEEPLGFIKVLQWLFAIFAFGSCGSYSGETGAMVRCNNEAKDVSSIIVSFGYPFRLNRIQYEMPFCDEESTSKTMHLMGDFSAPAEFFVTLGIFSFFYTMAALVVYLRFHNLYTENKRFPLVDFCVTVSFTFFWLVAAAAWGKGLTDVKGATRPSSLTAAMSVCHGEDAVCSAGATPSMGLANISVLFGFINFFLWAGNCWFVFKETPWHGQGQDQSQGPSQESAAEQGAVEKQ; from the exons ATGTCCTCGACGGAAAGCTCCAGCCGCACCGCGGACAAGCCGCCGCGCCAGCAG GTGGACCGCCTGCTAGTGGGGCTGCGCTGGCGACGGCTGGAGGAGCCGCTAGGCTTCATCAAAGTTCTCCAGTGG CTCTTTGCTATTTTCGCCTTCGGGTCCTGCGGCTCCTACAGCGGGGAGACAGGAGCAATGGTTCGCTGCAACAACGAAGCCAAGGATGTGAGCTCCATCATTGTTTCATTCGGCTATCCCTTCAG GTTGAACCGGATCCAGTATGAGATGCCCTTCTGTGATGAAGAGTCCACCTCCAAGACCATGCACCTCATGGGGGACTTCTCTGCCCCTGCTGAGTTCTTTGTGACCCTTGgcatcttttccttcttctatACCATGGCTGCCCTCGTTGTCTACCTGCGCTTCCACAACCTCTACACGGAGAACAAGCGCTTCCCGCTGGTG GACTTCTGTGTGACTGTCTCCTTCACCTTCTTCTGGCTGGTAGCTGCAGCTGCCTGGGGAAAAGGCCTGACTGATGTCAAAGGGGCCACACGGCCATCCAGCCTGACGGCAGCCATGTCTGTGTGCCACGGAGAGGATGCAGTCTGCAGTGCCGGAGCCACACCCTCCATGGGGCTGGCCAACATCTCTGTG CTCTTCGGCTTTATCAACTTCTTCTTGTGGGCTGGAAACTGTTGGTTTGTGTTCAAGGAGACCCCATGGCATGGACAGGGCCAGGACCAGAGCCAGGGTCCCAGCCAGGAGAGTGCAGCCGAGCAGGGAGCAGTGGAAAAGCAGTAA
- the LOC128585981 gene encoding probable transmembrane reductase CYB561D1 isoform X2, protein MALAFCLCMAEAILLFSPEHSPFFFCSRKARIRLHWAGQTLAILCAALGLGFIISSRTRSELPHLVSWHSWVGALTLLATGGQALCGLCLLCPRAARVSRVARLKLYHLTCGLVVYLMATVTVLLGMYSVWFQAQIKGAAWYLCLALPLYPALVIMHQISSSYLPRKKMEM, encoded by the exons ATGGCCTTGGCG TTCTGCCTCTGCATGGCTGAGGCCATCCTACTCTTCTCGCCTGAGCACTCCCCGTTCTTCTTCTGTTCCCGAAAAGCTCGGATCCGGCTCCACTGGGCAGGGCAGACTTTAGCCATCCTCTGTGCAGCCCTGGGCCTAGGCTTCATCATCTCCAGTAGGACCCGCAGTGAGCTACCCCATCTGGTGTCCTGGCACAGCTGGGTGGGAGCCCTGACGCTGCTGGCCACTGGTGGCCAGGCACTGTGTGGGCTCTGCCTCCTCTGTCCCCGGGCagccagggtctcaagggtggcTCGCCTCAAGCTCTACCATCTGACCTGTGGACTGGTGGTCTACCTGATGGCTACAGTAACCGTACTGCTGGGCATGTACTCAGTGTGGTTTCAGGCCCAGATCAAAGGTGCAGCCTGGTACCTGTGCCTGGCACTGCCCCTCTATCCAGCCCTGGTGATTATGCACCAGATCTCCAGCTCCTACTTGccaaggaagaaaatggaaatgtga
- the LOC128585981 gene encoding probable transmembrane reductase CYB561D1 isoform X1 translates to MQPLEVGLVPTPAREPRLTRWLRRGSGILAHLVALGFTIFLTVLSRPGTSLFSWHPVFMALAFCLCMAEAILLFSPEHSPFFFCSRKARIRLHWAGQTLAILCAALGLGFIISSRTRSELPHLVSWHSWVGALTLLATGGQALCGLCLLCPRAARVSRVARLKLYHLTCGLVVYLMATVTVLLGMYSVWFQAQIKGAAWYLCLALPLYPALVIMHQISSSYLPRKKMEM, encoded by the exons ATGCAGCCTCTTGAGGTAGGTCTGGTTCCCACCCCAGCAAGGGAGCCGAGACTGACCCGCTGGCTGCGGAGAGGCAGTGGGATCTTGGCACACCTGGTAGCTTTGGGCTTCACCATCTTTCTGACTGTGCTGTCCCGACCGGGAACCA GTCTTTTCTCCTGGCACCCTGTATTCATGGCCTTGGCG TTCTGCCTCTGCATGGCTGAGGCCATCCTACTCTTCTCGCCTGAGCACTCCCCGTTCTTCTTCTGTTCCCGAAAAGCTCGGATCCGGCTCCACTGGGCAGGGCAGACTTTAGCCATCCTCTGTGCAGCCCTGGGCCTAGGCTTCATCATCTCCAGTAGGACCCGCAGTGAGCTACCCCATCTGGTGTCCTGGCACAGCTGGGTGGGAGCCCTGACGCTGCTGGCCACTGGTGGCCAGGCACTGTGTGGGCTCTGCCTCCTCTGTCCCCGGGCagccagggtctcaagggtggcTCGCCTCAAGCTCTACCATCTGACCTGTGGACTGGTGGTCTACCTGATGGCTACAGTAACCGTACTGCTGGGCATGTACTCAGTGTGGTTTCAGGCCCAGATCAAAGGTGCAGCCTGGTACCTGTGCCTGGCACTGCCCCTCTATCCAGCCCTGGTGATTATGCACCAGATCTCCAGCTCCTACTTGccaaggaagaaaatggaaatgtga